One Xylanibacillus composti genomic region harbors:
- a CDS encoding VOC family protein codes for MAVKVNYIDNVFLRTKNYQEMINFYRRTFDFPVAYRNDCVERLQVGDLADRAMITLIDDNHVVGDRLSLLGFHVSNIEETFKEVGRLKMHCDTHIRTFGEKNEFRYFNVVDPDGNIISLIEPV; via the coding sequence ATGGCAGTAAAAGTGAATTATATCGATAACGTGTTCTTGAGAACGAAGAACTACCAGGAAATGATTAATTTCTACAGAAGAACCTTCGATTTCCCTGTTGCGTACAGAAACGATTGTGTGGAGCGTCTGCAGGTAGGCGATCTTGCCGATCGCGCCATGATCACCCTTATCGATGACAACCACGTAGTAGGGGACCGTCTCTCTCTGCTCGGATTCCACGTATCGAACATTGAGGAGACCTTCAAGGAAGTAGGGCGCTTGAAAATGCACTGCGACACGCATATTCGCACGTTCGGTGAAAAGAATGAATTCCGTTATTTCAACGTAGTTGATCCGGACGGCAACATCATTTCGCTTATTGAGCCCGTGTAA
- a CDS encoding M3 family metallopeptidase, whose translation MTSGEEAFLNTINTQLAKPYADKMHALWMLLTSGDGQWAQAYEQHEQTYRQLLASPEWRQAVKAGCTQTSSPLARRQWTVLRNEMLEHHEDEQLRAQWVRLWNELNVRISMYRTTIEGRSLTEKETRILFRMLDNGGKRKQLWHAYMRLGEEIAAPLIEQVRMRNRLARARGFPDYYAMKLAAQEMDGTELDLIVRLLKEELQTSYRKVKEEIDQGICRRFGIAPSAIRSWHYPDPFFQSYEPETPAEAIDLHKFSAGVARWLEDRGIWLGDLVKRMDLGDGAGKSSANFCLPIDRGSDVRISCQVSHDDRGARIVLHEFGHAFAELAYDPSLPFLLRQPAHPFLSEAAALLMERLLYVPGWRQSLNNEASYVQERDGQRDLQASLLVKLFWTMTLVQFERKLYENPDGELNRLWWELVEEYQEIARPEEWDKPYWASKPHLSTLPATYYYYLLGEVAASELQQSLDNQYGEWHNMRSLQHMRRTLFQPGISRCWKDALHACAHRPLRPQAIIGQLQLD comes from the coding sequence GTGACTTCAGGCGAGGAAGCATTCCTTAATACGATTAACACGCAGCTGGCCAAGCCTTATGCGGACAAGATGCATGCTTTGTGGATGCTGCTGACGAGCGGGGATGGACAATGGGCGCAAGCGTATGAGCAGCACGAACAGACATACCGGCAGCTGCTTGCTTCCCCGGAATGGCGCCAAGCAGTAAAAGCCGGATGCACGCAGACATCATCGCCACTGGCAAGAAGGCAGTGGACGGTATTGCGCAACGAAATGCTGGAGCATCATGAGGACGAGCAGCTGCGCGCACAGTGGGTCCGGCTATGGAACGAATTGAACGTCCGCATCAGTATGTACCGCACGACAATCGAAGGCCGTTCCTTGACCGAGAAGGAGACACGCATTCTGTTTCGCATGCTGGATAACGGCGGAAAGCGGAAGCAGCTCTGGCATGCGTATATGCGATTGGGCGAAGAGATAGCCGCTCCGCTGATTGAACAGGTGAGGATGCGCAATCGATTGGCCCGCGCGAGAGGGTTTCCCGATTATTATGCGATGAAGCTGGCTGCACAAGAGATGGATGGGACTGAATTGGACCTTATTGTGCGCCTACTGAAGGAAGAGCTGCAGACGTCTTACCGCAAGGTGAAGGAAGAAATCGATCAGGGCATTTGCCGCAGATTCGGCATTGCTCCTTCCGCGATTCGCTCCTGGCATTACCCGGATCCCTTCTTCCAATCGTACGAGCCCGAGACGCCGGCTGAAGCGATAGATCTGCACAAGTTTTCTGCTGGCGTGGCGAGGTGGTTGGAAGACCGGGGGATTTGGCTTGGCGACCTGGTGAAGCGAATGGATTTGGGCGACGGTGCAGGCAAGAGCTCGGCCAACTTCTGTCTGCCAATCGATCGAGGAAGCGATGTCCGTATATCCTGTCAGGTGAGTCATGATGACAGGGGAGCGCGCATCGTCCTGCATGAATTCGGCCACGCTTTCGCGGAGCTGGCTTACGATCCTTCTCTTCCTTTTCTGCTGCGACAGCCGGCTCATCCGTTTCTGAGCGAGGCTGCCGCGCTGCTGATGGAAAGACTGCTGTATGTTCCTGGCTGGCGGCAATCGCTTAACAACGAGGCATCCTATGTGCAGGAGAGGGACGGGCAGCGCGATCTGCAGGCTTCCCTGCTGGTGAAGCTATTTTGGACCATGACGCTTGTACAATTTGAGCGGAAGCTGTATGAAAATCCGGATGGGGAGCTTAATCGCTTGTGGTGGGAGCTCGTCGAGGAGTACCAGGAGATTGCGAGGCCGGAGGAATGGGATAAGCCTTATTGGGCAAGCAAGCCGCATCTCAGCACCTTGCCTGCCACCTACTACTATTATCTGCTGGGGGAAGTTGCCGCGTCCGAGCTCCAGCAATCGCTGGATAACCAGTACGGCGAATGGCACAACATGCGTTCTTTGCAGCATATGAGAAGGACGTTGTTCCAGCCGGGCATCTCGCGCTGCTGGAAGGACGCGCTGCACGCTTGCGCGCATCGTCCGTTGAGGCCGCAAGCGATTATCGGCCAGCTTCAGCTGGATTAG
- a CDS encoding response regulator transcription factor — MSDPVTTILVVDDEERIRRLLRMYLEKEGYMIEEAEDGETALRKALDHNYDLILLDVMLPGIDGVEVCERVRQEKATPIIMLTAKGEESNRVQGFEVGADDYVVKPFSPREVIYRVKAILRRSSSTAYLATDPGTSNNIVFPHLVIEHDAHRVTAGGQEISLTPKEYELLHYLAGSPDKVFSREDLLKDVWNYEFFGDLRTVDTHVKRLREKLNKVSPEAAAMITTVWGVGYKLEVPK; from the coding sequence ATGAGCGATCCGGTTACTACGATTTTGGTCGTCGATGATGAGGAGCGCATTCGCCGTTTGCTCAGAATGTATTTGGAGAAGGAAGGATACATGATTGAGGAGGCCGAGGATGGCGAGACTGCGCTGCGGAAAGCGCTGGACCACAATTACGACCTGATTTTGCTGGATGTCATGCTGCCAGGCATCGACGGTGTAGAGGTGTGCGAACGCGTGCGCCAAGAGAAGGCGACGCCGATCATTATGCTGACAGCCAAAGGGGAAGAATCCAACCGTGTGCAAGGCTTCGAGGTAGGGGCTGATGACTACGTCGTGAAGCCATTCAGCCCGCGGGAAGTGATTTACCGGGTCAAGGCAATCCTGCGCCGCTCCTCCTCCACTGCTTATTTGGCGACAGATCCGGGGACGAGCAACAATATCGTATTCCCGCATTTGGTCATTGAGCATGATGCACACCGGGTTACGGCGGGCGGACAGGAAATTAGTCTGACCCCGAAGGAATATGAGCTGCTGCATTATTTGGCAGGCTCGCCGGACAAAGTGTTCTCCCGTGAAGATCTGCTGAAAGATGTATGGAATTATGAATTTTTTGGCGATCTGCGTACTGTGGACACACACGTCAAACGGCTGCGCGAGAAGCTGAACAAGGTTTCGCCGGAAGCGGCTGCCATGATCACGACAGTATGGGGAGTAGGCTACAAGCTGGAAGTGCCGAAATAA
- a CDS encoding phytanoyl-CoA dioxygenase family protein → MPDTPIAFQDRQQFDEQGYLIVKGVYSKRELDELHQEYVKIWTELMALGKIRQNRERPLESLFPNRLRDFHRDNPVITAFMLKQEAIAILESLLGEEPLAIQSNYYFKPPGTKGLGFHQDNAHIGIEPDTSYAMWVSIDATDGENGSLFFVPGTHKLGLAPSEVVPGSSNAYSSEILRKPDGYQRIQVETEPGDVVLFNGNMYHGSSKNVSSYRYRRSFVTHFARASVERIALNYSHLVSKHGQRVRRRLNSRPKIIDESSIFQYRDAAFYDQIIHGIF, encoded by the coding sequence ATGCCAGACACACCCATTGCATTCCAGGATAGACAGCAATTCGACGAGCAGGGATACCTCATTGTGAAAGGCGTTTATTCGAAGCGCGAGCTGGATGAGCTTCATCAGGAGTATGTCAAGATATGGACGGAATTGATGGCGCTCGGGAAAATTCGGCAAAATCGGGAAAGACCGCTGGAGAGTCTTTTTCCCAACCGGCTGAGAGACTTCCACCGCGATAACCCCGTGATTACAGCCTTCATGCTGAAGCAGGAAGCGATCGCCATATTGGAAAGTCTGCTGGGCGAAGAACCGCTTGCCATACAGAGCAACTATTACTTCAAGCCGCCAGGCACGAAAGGACTTGGATTCCATCAGGACAATGCCCATATCGGCATCGAGCCGGATACTTCTTACGCGATGTGGGTGAGCATAGATGCAACAGACGGGGAAAACGGCAGCTTGTTCTTCGTGCCGGGCACGCACAAGCTCGGGCTTGCGCCCTCGGAAGTCGTACCGGGCAGCAGCAATGCATACAGTTCCGAAATTCTCAGGAAGCCGGATGGCTACCAGCGCATACAGGTAGAGACAGAACCGGGCGATGTAGTTCTCTTCAACGGCAATATGTATCACGGGTCTTCCAAAAATGTTTCGTCCTATCGTTACCGGCGTTCCTTTGTCACGCATTTCGCCAGAGCAAGCGTCGAACGGATTGCATTGAATTACAGTCATTTGGTGAGCAAGCATGGCCAGCGGGTACGGAGGAGACTGAACTCCCGGCCGAAAATCATTGATGAATCGAGCATTTTCCAATACAGGGACGCTGCCTTCTATGATCAAATCATTCATGGCATTTTTTGA
- a CDS encoding phytanoyl-CoA dioxygenase family protein → MIRKLTDDELRFLHKEGYLVLEQLYALEEIEDIRQAFDHMWIDAVVNKQFVQQPNRPLTSLYPPVRDRHLSHERLMQLMLDPRNIALAEQLLGEEPLAVGCDCFFKAPGADVLPFHQDNYDIGAEPGTTWAVWISLDQADPENGALRFVPGTQHFELIPPRLPSHLSAYGQAVRVPEGYKAVDVSTSPGDVVLFNGQVLHGSHANRTLYRFRRSFVTHYVGSSVQKIYVHYLDLYDRHGNVVKRKLNRMHKLQFDPAYRRKTSIHSRKPTS, encoded by the coding sequence ATGATCCGCAAACTAACCGACGATGAGCTGCGGTTCTTGCATAAAGAAGGCTACTTGGTTCTGGAGCAATTGTATGCGTTGGAAGAAATAGAGGACATCCGTCAAGCGTTCGATCATATGTGGATTGATGCGGTCGTGAACAAGCAATTCGTACAGCAGCCAAACCGACCGTTGACAAGCCTGTATCCTCCCGTCCGCGACCGCCATCTGTCGCATGAACGGCTCATGCAATTGATGCTGGACCCGCGAAATATTGCGCTCGCCGAGCAGCTGTTGGGCGAAGAGCCGCTGGCCGTTGGCTGCGATTGCTTCTTCAAAGCGCCGGGGGCCGATGTGCTGCCCTTTCACCAGGACAATTACGACATTGGGGCGGAACCCGGCACGACCTGGGCCGTCTGGATCAGCTTGGATCAGGCAGATCCGGAGAATGGCGCTTTGCGGTTTGTACCCGGTACGCAGCACTTCGAGCTGATTCCTCCGAGGCTGCCTTCGCATCTGTCCGCTTACGGTCAGGCGGTCCGCGTACCGGAAGGCTATAAAGCCGTTGACGTAAGCACCTCGCCCGGGGATGTCGTTCTGTTCAACGGTCAAGTCCTCCATGGCTCCCATGCGAATCGCACGCTGTACCGGTTCCGCCGTTCCTTCGTCACCCATTATGTAGGCAGCAGCGTCCAGAAGATTTACGTGCATTATTTGGATTTGTACGATCGGCATGGAAACGTCGTGAAGCGCAAGCTCAACCGGATGCACAAGCTCCAATTCGATCCGGCCTACCGGCGAAAGACGTCTATCCATTCTCGCAAGCCAACATCATGA
- a CDS encoding amino acid--ACP ligase yields the protein MKKCYVIDDVLNRKQADLLLAKLIYSVEGIAGCRLDDHSQTIQVDLLPGCDQEELDETVHQLIEEVRSQRVIASRMYVQRDGHAWTGQADIEEAFADNGSVRRGLAVALFERIDRKLLALAERYGSEQRKYPSMIPLDILDKCRYIPAFPQNIHLVSEIPHRLNALKQARQPERLPELARLSPYALAPAVCFHCYAELAGSRLQAPLALTARGRCYRHEAPWRLGKHRLNEFSMREIVLFGHDDYVETQRKHLIDETWALFASLGLPGKIETASDLFYFSDESDRGQHQLAANLKYELIVTPEAAPPFSIASFNYMGDSLCKPFCVTDRGGNPLQSGCAAFGLDRWVYALLLAYGPDDARWPAQVHAVLNAT from the coding sequence TTGAAGAAGTGCTATGTGATTGACGATGTGCTGAACCGCAAGCAAGCCGACTTGCTGTTGGCCAAGCTCATCTACAGCGTTGAAGGAATTGCCGGATGCCGGCTGGATGACCACTCGCAAACTATACAGGTTGACTTGCTGCCAGGCTGCGATCAAGAGGAATTGGATGAGACCGTACATCAATTGATCGAGGAGGTACGAAGCCAGCGGGTAATCGCCTCGAGGATGTATGTGCAGCGGGATGGACATGCTTGGACAGGCCAGGCGGACATAGAAGAGGCGTTCGCCGACAATGGATCGGTGCGCCGCGGCTTGGCGGTTGCCTTGTTCGAGCGCATAGACCGAAAACTGCTTGCTCTGGCGGAGCGTTACGGCAGCGAGCAGCGAAAGTATCCGTCCATGATCCCGCTCGACATATTGGACAAGTGCCGGTACATTCCCGCCTTCCCGCAAAACATTCATCTGGTCTCGGAAATCCCTCACCGCCTGAATGCATTAAAGCAGGCCAGACAGCCGGAGCGATTGCCCGAGTTGGCCAGACTCAGTCCGTATGCATTAGCCCCCGCCGTTTGCTTTCACTGTTACGCAGAGCTCGCCGGCTCCCGGCTGCAAGCGCCGCTGGCACTGACAGCCCGAGGGCGCTGCTATCGCCATGAAGCCCCATGGCGTCTGGGCAAGCATCGGCTGAATGAATTCAGCATGCGTGAAATCGTGCTGTTCGGCCATGACGATTATGTCGAGACACAGCGCAAGCATCTTATAGATGAGACTTGGGCGCTGTTCGCATCGCTCGGATTGCCTGGCAAAATCGAAACTGCCAGCGATCTGTTCTACTTTTCCGATGAATCGGATAGAGGACAGCATCAGCTGGCAGCTAATTTGAAATATGAATTGATCGTAACGCCGGAAGCGGCTCCCCCGTTCTCGATTGCTTCGTTCAATTATATGGGCGACAGCTTGTGCAAGCCGTTCTGCGTCACCGACCGCGGGGGGAATCCGCTGCAATCCGGCTGCGCCGCTTTCGGACTCGACCGCTGGGTGTATGCCTTGCTGCTCGCTTACGGTCCGGACGATGCCCGATGGCCGGCACAGGTTCATGCCGTTCTAAACGCGACCTAA
- the ccsB gene encoding c-type cytochrome biogenesis protein CcsB, with protein sequence MNLVNISMFALGLALFLYMIGSITYGVTVMGKRYSKHDANTHERKWGRRSIIITLAAFGLHAVYFILRWISAGHIPNSNMFEYLVLLAGLITIAFLILFAIYRTPVLGMFALPVTVVILIYASVYPWQTSPLIPQLQSNLLIIHVTTAALGEAFFAIGFAAGFIHLVRTVNYAGTGKTERREQRGLELVFWVILVFIGFVLMHFLFKGLGYQAEFNYPTEERGEVITKNVTYSMPPIVGPHQYEKVSMDTFLGTSEPWVEAPGWLKGINSASKLNTIIWSLLSGTALYWLVRLILRRKIGAAVQPATKDLDPELLDEISYRSIAIGFPIFTLGALIFAMIWAQIAWSRFWGWDPKEVWALITWLFYSYYLHIRLSKGWIGKPSSWLAVVGFIIVMFTLIGVNLLIAGLHAYAGV encoded by the coding sequence TTGAATTTAGTAAATATCAGTATGTTTGCATTGGGACTAGCCCTCTTTCTCTATATGATTGGCTCCATCACATACGGTGTAACGGTGATGGGCAAGCGCTATAGCAAGCACGATGCCAATACGCATGAACGGAAATGGGGACGCAGGTCGATCATTATCACATTGGCGGCATTTGGCTTGCATGCAGTATACTTTATCCTCCGCTGGATCAGCGCAGGTCATATCCCGAACAGCAACATGTTTGAATATTTGGTGCTGCTGGCAGGGCTGATTACGATTGCATTTTTGATCTTGTTTGCCATCTATCGCACGCCGGTACTAGGCATGTTCGCTCTGCCGGTTACGGTTGTCATCCTGATATACGCTTCCGTATATCCGTGGCAAACCTCTCCGCTGATTCCTCAGCTGCAAAGCAATCTGCTCATTATCCATGTGACAACGGCAGCGCTCGGGGAAGCGTTCTTCGCGATTGGCTTTGCTGCCGGATTTATTCATCTGGTCCGTACAGTGAACTATGCGGGGACAGGCAAAACCGAACGGCGTGAACAACGGGGATTGGAACTTGTCTTCTGGGTGATCCTTGTATTTATCGGCTTTGTTCTCATGCATTTCCTCTTCAAAGGGTTGGGCTACCAAGCGGAGTTCAACTACCCGACGGAGGAGAGGGGCGAGGTCATAACGAAAAATGTAACGTACTCCATGCCGCCAATTGTCGGACCGCACCAGTATGAGAAAGTATCGATGGACACTTTCCTGGGAACATCCGAGCCATGGGTCGAAGCACCTGGCTGGCTGAAGGGCATCAACTCGGCAAGCAAGCTGAACACCATCATCTGGTCGCTGTTGTCGGGGACGGCGCTCTATTGGCTGGTTCGACTCATTCTCCGGAGGAAGATCGGAGCTGCTGTACAGCCGGCTACGAAGGATTTGGATCCGGAGCTGCTGGACGAAATCAGCTACCGCTCCATCGCCATAGGCTTTCCGATCTTCACGCTGGGCGCATTGATTTTCGCGATGATTTGGGCGCAAATCGCCTGGTCGCGCTTCTGGGGATGGGATCCGAAGGAAGTGTGGGCGTTGATCACCTGGCTGTTCTACAGCTATTATCTGCATATTCGTCTGTCCAAGGGATGGATAGGCAAGCCATCTTCCTGGCTGGCTGTCGTAGGCTTCATTATTGTAATGTTCACCTTGATCGGCGTTAACCTGCTTATCGCCGGTTTGCACGCCTACGCAGGCGTCTAG
- a CDS encoding VOC family protein yields MNAGRQAAINLRIRLEFESGREKMEQPLFERMDTVFLRVRDFEQAFAWYHHTLGLPVIWRTDMIAALRAGDKTPITLVKQDAVAEPHPLFNLYTSNIQQTYERMQERGIAVGPLRDYGTVQTFDFTDAEGNVLNVCHFE; encoded by the coding sequence ATGAATGCCGGAAGACAAGCGGCAATCAACCTGCGCATTCGCCTGGAGTTTGAATCAGGGAGGGAGAAGATGGAGCAACCTTTGTTTGAGAGAATGGATACGGTTTTCTTGCGTGTTCGCGATTTTGAGCAGGCATTTGCTTGGTACCATCACACTTTGGGACTGCCTGTGATTTGGCGGACAGACATGATCGCCGCTCTCAGAGCGGGAGACAAGACGCCGATTACGCTGGTGAAGCAGGATGCCGTCGCTGAACCGCATCCTCTGTTCAATTTATACACCTCCAATATTCAGCAGACGTATGAACGGATGCAGGAGCGGGGAATAGCTGTAGGACCGCTTCGCGATTACGGCACGGTTCAGACATTTGATTTCACAGATGCGGAAGGCAATGTGCTCAATGTTTGCCATTTCGAATAA
- a CDS encoding aminoacyl--tRNA ligase-related protein, which translates to MIFRYPLASEKKRAKAEQLTDSVYYLSEHIVDVRLQADCLEVEYAGDEEPAAFQERLNRYMRVGLLAKYAPKQISHDNRVRQPAQSWAAAARSSLGGLQLEGDEVGLAQAFDRIFLEIALKSGASQRKYPSLMTTKQMKMGGYLAHFPQHMYGVSEIAHDDAVLRSYREQSDEQKESGAFLQPSGYFLQPCLCFHVYEELARTGVSRVESLSVYTAAGSCFRHEHRSRLSPTRLREFAMREIIYIGEPERVAEIREQLIGLTWSLFEALGLQGYIESATDPFFYEDDSVLMYQQSAHALKYELRSAGNGQPDFSIASFNLCGHVLCEAFGVKSCGHDQSSLHSGCTGFGIDRWVQAFLYAHGRESGRWPKIIQRYLQG; encoded by the coding sequence ATGATTTTTCGCTACCCGCTGGCCAGCGAGAAAAAGCGGGCGAAGGCCGAGCAACTGACCGATAGTGTCTATTACTTGTCCGAACACATTGTTGACGTACGTCTGCAAGCAGACTGCCTGGAGGTTGAATATGCGGGGGATGAGGAACCTGCCGCGTTCCAAGAAAGGCTGAACCGTTATATGCGAGTCGGCTTGCTGGCGAAATATGCCCCGAAGCAAATTTCCCATGACAACCGAGTGCGACAGCCTGCCCAGTCGTGGGCTGCAGCTGCCCGATCTTCGCTAGGAGGGCTTCAGTTGGAAGGGGACGAAGTAGGCCTTGCACAAGCCTTCGACCGGATCTTCCTGGAGATAGCCTTGAAGTCTGGCGCTTCGCAACGAAAATATCCTTCCTTGATGACAACGAAACAAATGAAAATGGGCGGGTATTTGGCGCACTTCCCGCAGCATATGTACGGCGTTAGCGAAATTGCGCATGACGATGCGGTGCTGAGGAGCTACAGAGAGCAGTCGGACGAACAGAAGGAGTCCGGCGCCTTTCTCCAGCCGAGCGGATATTTTCTCCAGCCTTGCCTCTGCTTCCATGTATATGAGGAGCTGGCGCGAACAGGGGTGAGTCGAGTAGAAAGCTTGTCCGTATATACGGCCGCCGGATCATGCTTCCGGCACGAGCATCGCAGCCGTTTGTCCCCGACGCGGCTGCGCGAGTTTGCGATGCGGGAGATCATTTATATCGGGGAGCCCGAGCGTGTGGCGGAGATCAGGGAGCAGCTGATTGGGCTGACCTGGTCGCTCTTCGAGGCATTGGGCTTACAGGGGTATATCGAAAGCGCAACCGATCCTTTCTTCTACGAGGATGACAGTGTGCTGATGTATCAGCAATCCGCGCATGCGCTGAAGTATGAGCTGCGCAGTGCGGGGAACGGGCAACCCGACTTCTCCATCGCCTCCTTCAACTTATGCGGACACGTGCTGTGCGAGGCCTTCGGGGTCAAGAGCTGCGGTCATGACCAAAGCAGCTTGCATTCAGGCTGCACCGGGTTTGGCATCGACCGTTGGGTACAGGCATTTCTTTATGCCCATGGCCGAGAATCCGGCCGCTGGCCGAAAATTATACAGCGCTATCTTCAAGGATGA
- a CDS encoding vanadium-dependent haloperoxidase, producing the protein METNKAGAREAESAAYSFTLSSADTRRERAYQARVEAAAFQRKQPYPKQGYNGDEQKYPEKIGSFSKVLPHNELGVVDASAYQTFKHAISTGRPEDYEAIPLGGKAKLVNPQAGLGYDLVGADCHHFALPAPPAFDSAQMAGELVELYWRALTRDIPFAEYETNALVAAAAKELSALTDYRGPRSPQGSVTPKELFRGGLAGETTGPFLSQFIYGDFPYGGALTVQQKYRVAASGSDHLTQYDEWLAIQNGSQPQSPQKLDATPRYLRTGRDLASLVHTDFSYQIFLTAALILLRLPQEAIDRSNPYVHSSTQAGFATFGGPHILELVAAASKSGLAAAWYQKFQVHRRVRPEAYAGYLHLHKTGRKAYPFHNDLLQSRAATEVSKKFGTYLLPMAYPEGCPAHPSYPGGHSSIAGACTTVLKAFFHESYELPRPVQPSKDGLSLEPYTGPALTIGGELNKLAANVAYGRDTAGVHWRSDEEEGLKLGEAAAIRLLQDYSSQFHEAFSGFTFTKFDGTTVTI; encoded by the coding sequence ATGGAAACGAACAAAGCGGGAGCAAGGGAAGCCGAAAGCGCCGCGTATTCTTTTACCTTATCATCTGCCGACACGCGCCGGGAACGGGCCTATCAAGCTCGTGTAGAGGCGGCCGCTTTTCAGCGCAAGCAGCCGTATCCGAAGCAGGGCTACAATGGGGATGAGCAGAAATATCCGGAGAAAATCGGGAGTTTCTCCAAAGTCTTGCCGCATAACGAGCTTGGAGTGGTCGATGCCAGTGCCTACCAAACCTTCAAGCATGCCATTTCAACCGGAAGACCGGAGGATTACGAAGCAATTCCGCTAGGCGGCAAAGCGAAGCTCGTGAATCCGCAAGCCGGATTGGGCTATGATCTGGTCGGAGCAGATTGTCACCACTTTGCGCTTCCTGCTCCGCCTGCCTTTGACAGCGCGCAGATGGCCGGCGAATTGGTGGAGCTTTATTGGCGAGCGCTGACCCGAGATATCCCATTTGCCGAGTACGAGACGAATGCGCTGGTAGCGGCTGCTGCGAAGGAGCTCTCGGCCTTGACTGATTATCGGGGACCGAGGTCGCCGCAAGGAAGCGTAACGCCGAAAGAGCTGTTTCGCGGAGGATTAGCCGGCGAAACGACAGGGCCGTTCCTCTCCCAGTTTATATATGGGGATTTCCCGTATGGCGGGGCGTTGACCGTCCAGCAGAAATATAGGGTTGCAGCCTCGGGTTCCGACCATCTGACCCAATATGATGAATGGTTGGCCATTCAGAACGGAAGTCAGCCGCAATCTCCGCAGAAATTGGACGCGACTCCAAGGTATCTGCGGACGGGCCGAGACTTGGCAAGCTTGGTGCACACTGATTTTTCCTATCAAATCTTCCTGACTGCCGCCCTCATTTTGTTAAGATTGCCGCAAGAAGCGATAGACCGCTCCAACCCATACGTGCATTCTTCCACACAAGCCGGTTTTGCAACATTTGGCGGCCCGCATATTCTGGAACTTGTTGCCGCTGCCTCCAAGTCAGGGCTCGCTGCTGCCTGGTACCAAAAGTTTCAGGTTCATCGCCGAGTAAGGCCGGAAGCTTATGCCGGATATCTGCACCTGCACAAGACAGGCAGGAAGGCATATCCATTCCACAACGACCTCTTGCAGTCCCGCGCTGCGACAGAAGTGTCCAAGAAGTTCGGCACATACCTGCTTCCCATGGCGTACCCGGAAGGCTGTCCGGCGCATCCGTCTTATCCGGGAGGCCATTCGAGCATTGCCGGCGCTTGTACGACTGTGCTCAAGGCATTCTTCCATGAATCGTATGAGCTGCCTCGCCCCGTTCAGCCCAGCAAGGACGGCTTGTCGCTTGAGCCTTATACCGGTCCTGCCTTGACAATCGGCGGAGAATTGAACAAGCTTGCGGCGAATGTTGCCTATGGCCGGGATACGGCAGGCGTACACTGGCGAAGTGACGAAGAGGAAGGCTTGAAGTTGGGCGAAGCGGCAGCTATACGTCTGCTGCAGGATTACAGCAGCCAATTCCATGAAGCGTTCAGCGGATTTACCTTCACCAAATTCGACGGAACCACCGTCACCATTTAG